In one Candidatus Micrarchaeota archaeon genomic region, the following are encoded:
- the argF gene encoding ornithine carbamoyltransferase, translating to MNLLSSADISKEDIEEIFKIADSITSGKQESALKENAIVALFFEEPSTRTMVSFEVAAAQLGGMPIYIDARASQVSRGETLGDTAKVLSSYCDFIAVRINDHEQLQTLAENSKVPVINALTSLEHPTQALADCYTILAARGKSDLKRIRIAFMGDIAQNTANSLMLTSVKIGASVALVGPKGYKPNTYYFNKAREYGEVNVYDSMEEGLEGADVVYTDTFVSMGDEAEAAKRVQMFAPYQLNAKALSYARNDAVVMHPLPAHRGVEIDADVIDGPRSLVWEQAKNKLLIEKAILLYISQKA from the coding sequence ATGAACCTATTGAGTTCCGCCGACATATCAAAGGAAGACATAGAGGAGATATTCAAGATAGCGGATTCCATAACTTCCGGAAAGCAGGAATCTGCGCTCAAGGAGAACGCGATAGTCGCGCTGTTTTTCGAGGAGCCGTCAACGAGGACGATGGTTTCTTTCGAGGTTGCAGCGGCCCAGCTTGGCGGAATGCCGATCTACATAGACGCAAGGGCATCTCAGGTTTCCAGGGGGGAAACGCTTGGGGACACGGCCAAGGTGCTTAGCTCGTATTGCGACTTCATAGCAGTTAGGATAAACGACCACGAGCAGCTTCAGACACTGGCGGAAAACTCCAAGGTCCCGGTGATAAACGCGCTCACCTCCCTTGAGCATCCGACGCAGGCGCTTGCTGACTGCTATACGATACTTGCAGCAAGGGGGAAGAGCGACCTCAAGAGGATAAGGATAGCATTCATGGGAGACATAGCGCAGAACACCGCCAATTCGCTTATGCTCACTTCGGTAAAGATCGGCGCAAGCGTGGCGCTTGTCGGGCCCAAGGGCTACAAGCCGAACACATACTATTTCAACAAGGCAAGGGAGTACGGGGAGGTGAACGTCTACGACTCAATGGAGGAAGGGCTTGAGGGCGCTGACGTTGTGTATACCGACACGTTCGTGAGCATGGGCGACGAGGCCGAGGCCGCAAAGCGCGTGCAGATGTTCGCGCCATACCAATTGAACGCCAAGGCGCTCTCATACGCAAGGAACGACGCAGTGGTGATGCACCCACTTCCGGCGCACCGCGGAGTCGAGATAGATGCTGATGTGATAGACGGGCCCAGGAGCCTGGTTTGGGAGCAGGCAAAGAACAAGCTGCTCATAGAGAAGGCGATACTGCTGTACATATCGCAGAAGGCATGA
- a CDS encoding translation initiation factor IF-5A yields MNDDEISFSSMKDIKVGRFILIDGVACKVVDIETSSPGKHGSAKMRVTGIGIFDGQKKTLLSPSHADVQVPVIKKTKAQVVSVSGETAQVMDSETYEVYDIPVTDEFKGKLNAGAEVEVMTAMGRKALSRVLSG; encoded by the coding sequence ATGAATGATGACGAGATATCTTTTTCATCGATGAAGGACATAAAGGTGGGCAGGTTCATACTGATAGACGGCGTTGCATGCAAGGTCGTTGACATAGAGACCAGCTCCCCTGGCAAGCACGGCTCTGCAAAGATGCGCGTTACGGGCATAGGCATATTCGACGGGCAGAAGAAGACACTGTTATCGCCCTCACATGCTGATGTACAGGTGCCTGTCATAAAGAAGACCAAGGCGCAGGTGGTGTCGGTTAGCGGGGAAACGGCGCAGGTGATGGATTCGGAGACGTACGAGGTATATGACATACCTGTAACGGATGAATTCAAGGGCAAGCTGAATGCCGGGGCTGAGGTCGAGGTAATGACAGCAATGGGAAGAAAGGCATTGTCAAGAGTGTTAAGTGGATGA
- the ftsZ gene encoding cell division protein FtsZ, translating to MDDLGSDDFVVKLAVVGAGGQGCNLVNRLYTNGLKSATTIALNTDAKHLGIVQAHKKLLIGGPLTRGLGAGGFPEMGAKAAEASKEEIRKAVTGYNLVFIAAGMGGGTGGGSAPIIAEVAREEGALVVAFVTYPFALERSRKKKADWSIEQLSKQADTTVIIENDRLLSYAPNLPIEKAFDLIDSIASNAVRGIADTITLPSLINLDFADVRAIMGGSGLAMINIGYGYGADKVEKAIKSTISHPLLDVDLEGARSAMVHVTGGTALTIQEATSVGEGVTQGLADNANVIFGSRLEPELNDQIRVMSIVTGVKPKFGTASSLLGKQQSTEDSGYIAGLERL from the coding sequence ATGGACGACCTGGGAAGCGACGACTTCGTAGTAAAGCTGGCAGTCGTAGGTGCCGGCGGACAGGGATGCAACCTTGTCAACAGACTTTATACAAACGGCCTGAAGAGCGCTACAACGATAGCACTCAACACGGATGCAAAGCATCTGGGCATAGTTCAGGCGCACAAGAAATTGCTTATAGGGGGCCCGCTGACAAGGGGTCTCGGAGCCGGAGGCTTCCCGGAAATGGGCGCAAAGGCAGCCGAGGCGAGCAAGGAGGAAATAAGGAAGGCTGTCACGGGATATAACCTGGTGTTCATAGCTGCAGGAATGGGAGGGGGCACCGGTGGAGGATCGGCGCCGATAATAGCCGAGGTTGCCCGCGAGGAGGGCGCGCTCGTAGTCGCTTTCGTAACATACCCGTTCGCGCTTGAGAGGAGCAGGAAGAAGAAGGCAGACTGGAGCATAGAGCAACTAAGCAAGCAGGCAGATACTACAGTTATAATAGAAAACGACAGGCTGCTCAGTTATGCGCCGAACCTCCCGATAGAAAAGGCGTTCGACCTGATAGACAGCATAGCCTCAAACGCCGTGAGGGGAATAGCCGACACCATAACACTGCCCAGCCTGATAAACCTTGACTTCGCCGACGTGAGGGCGATAATGGGCGGCTCCGGCCTGGCAATGATAAACATAGGCTACGGCTACGGCGCCGACAAGGTGGAGAAGGCGATAAAGTCTACAATATCCCATCCATTGCTTGACGTGGACCTTGAGGGCGCCAGGAGCGCAATGGTGCACGTCACTGGCGGCACGGCGCTTACCATACAGGAGGCGACATCAGTGGGCGAGGGCGTAACCCAGGGCCTTGCGGACAACGCGAACGTTATATTCGGATCCAGGCTTGAGCCAGAGCTCAACGACCAGATAAGGGTAATGTCCATAGTAACAGGGGTGAAGCCCAAGTTCGGCACCGCCTCTTCGTTGCTTGGCAAGCAGCAAAGCACTGAGGATTCCGGATACATCGCTGGTCTTGAGAGGCTGTGA
- a CDS encoding 30S ribosomal protein S8e, which produces MSQMGIQIHGKSATKKQGNGRRNTKFRDKRRSEVGNYFSATKLADSNVNADIRRRGGKAAVRLKRASTANLLTKDGYKKVKITGVLESKDNRNFARQNIITKGCTIITELGNAVVVNRPGREGCINAKLV; this is translated from the coding sequence ATGAGCCAAATGGGCATACAAATACACGGAAAATCCGCAACGAAGAAGCAGGGCAACGGCAGGAGGAACACCAAGTTCCGCGACAAGAGGCGAAGCGAGGTAGGGAACTACTTTTCCGCTACAAAGCTTGCAGACTCCAACGTGAACGCTGATATAAGGAGGCGAGGCGGAAAGGCCGCGGTGCGACTCAAGAGGGCCTCGACGGCAAATTTGCTGACGAAGGACGGATACAAAAAGGTCAAGATAACCGGAGTGCTGGAATCCAAGGACAACAGGAACTTCGCTAGGCAGAACATAATAACGAAGGGATGCACGATAATCACCGAATTGGGCAACGCCGTAGTGGTAAACAGGCCTGGCAGGGAGGGCTGCATAAACGCCAAGCTGGTGTGA
- a CDS encoding CPBP family intramembrane metalloprotease: MILAATIAVYNANAISAPLVESYSSMALSLFFPSIVFSYMLYRGNTISGIISELGLSRDRITAKMIIVGISLFLAVVLFGLALSAFSQLTNIQLPTNVQAALAGTPAYFLVFTFLIAPINEEIFFRGFMVPRLGIIASAIIFALLHLSYISVSEFAAALFFGLLAGYVFRRTKSLYPSIVAHAIVNFVTVAALFSMGSFLVHI, encoded by the coding sequence GTGATACTCGCGGCTACCATAGCCGTATACAACGCCAACGCCATATCCGCACCGCTGGTGGAGAGCTATTCCTCAATGGCGCTCTCCCTGTTTTTCCCATCTATAGTTTTCTCCTACATGCTGTACAGGGGAAATACCATAAGCGGCATAATAAGTGAGCTTGGGCTCTCAAGGGACAGGATAACGGCAAAGATGATAATCGTAGGCATATCGCTGTTCTTGGCAGTAGTTCTTTTCGGGCTGGCCCTCTCTGCGTTCTCGCAGCTGACCAACATACAGCTTCCCACGAACGTGCAGGCGGCGCTTGCGGGAACACCTGCATATTTCCTTGTGTTCACTTTCCTGATAGCGCCGATAAACGAGGAGATATTCTTCAGGGGGTTCATGGTGCCAAGGCTTGGCATAATAGCCAGCGCAATAATATTCGCGCTGCTCCACCTGAGCTACATTTCGGTATCGGAATTCGCGGCAGCGCTCTTCTTTGGCCTGCTTGCCGGCTACGTCTTCAGGAGGACCAAGTCGCTTTATCCATCGATAGTGGCTCACGCGATAGTGAATTTCGTAACTGTGGCTGCGCTTTTTTCAATGGGCAGCTTTTTGGTGCACATATGA
- the ftsZ gene encoding cell division protein FtsZ, which translates to MTDMVHDVFGGQTKETQSAEEFSSTQIKIVTAGFGGAGCNIVNRLLKVGVKGTDFVAVNTDAQHFKIIDDRIKKVLIGRTLTKGLGAGGDPMMGAKAAEVDRNLLEAVFNDTQLVFLCCGMGGGTGTGAITVAAQIAKEQGAIVVAMVTYPFDLERVRKVKAEEGIQRLRKYCDSVIILDNNRLVKLVPNLPMSDAFALADEVLAKAIGGLVWTITQPSLINIDFADVRAIMGNGGVGFIAVGSGRGTNKVDAAAEGVLKNKLLDVDFEGARGALIHISGGVSMTIGDAIKAGEVITEKMDPESNIKWGARLMPGYEDQIEIVAIVTGVTGSSILGKMEEKKSLSYDGLEMVG; encoded by the coding sequence ATGACCGATATGGTACACGACGTATTTGGTGGACAGACGAAGGAGACACAGTCAGCTGAGGAATTCAGCTCGACACAGATAAAAATAGTAACGGCAGGATTTGGAGGCGCAGGCTGCAACATAGTAAACAGGCTTCTGAAGGTTGGGGTCAAGGGTACTGATTTTGTAGCTGTGAACACTGATGCTCAGCACTTCAAAATAATAGATGACCGAATCAAGAAAGTTCTGATAGGAAGGACGCTTACGAAGGGATTGGGTGCAGGAGGAGACCCAATGATGGGCGCAAAGGCCGCGGAAGTGGACAGGAACCTCCTTGAGGCGGTGTTCAACGACACGCAGCTGGTATTCCTATGCTGCGGAATGGGAGGAGGAACCGGAACAGGCGCAATTACCGTTGCGGCCCAGATAGCCAAGGAGCAGGGCGCGATAGTAGTGGCAATGGTAACCTACCCGTTCGACCTTGAAAGGGTAAGGAAGGTCAAGGCAGAAGAGGGAATACAGAGGCTCAGGAAATACTGCGACAGCGTAATAATACTGGACAACAACAGGCTGGTAAAGCTGGTGCCGAACCTGCCTATGTCTGATGCGTTCGCACTTGCAGACGAGGTGCTTGCAAAGGCAATAGGAGGGCTGGTATGGACGATAACGCAGCCAAGCCTCATCAACATAGACTTCGCAGACGTGAGGGCGATAATGGGCAACGGAGGCGTAGGGTTCATAGCTGTAGGATCCGGAAGGGGAACCAACAAGGTAGATGCTGCGGCGGAGGGAGTACTGAAGAACAAGCTTCTGGACGTAGACTTCGAAGGCGCAAGGGGCGCATTGATACACATCTCTGGAGGCGTTTCCATGACAATAGGCGACGCGATAAAGGCCGGAGAGGTAATAACGGAGAAGATGGACCCCGAGAGCAACATAAAATGGGGCGCACGCCTGATGCCTGGATACGAGGACCAGATAGAGATAGTCGCGATAGTGACTGGAGTAACTGGATCGAGCATCTTGGGCAAGATGGAGGAAAAGAAGTCCCTTTCATACGATGGCCTTGAAATGGTAGGTTAA
- a CDS encoding sugar phosphate isomerase/epimerase, with amino-acid sequence MEYGLITKSTYGVISEIDRFSKLGFDYAEISMEEPYATPYMLRRDAKSILAALKRRGMFSIGHTAYWTDFGTMHKHVREGWIKEAMEMVLAARDLRMEYLNFHFYPGNGFTSKIPKGRKMFLENFTGAMEKLSAFAGKNNVTIMLENLGPRDSAAYLMEDFRHVLESVPRLMVHLDVAHAYIEGGNRKIEKYISAFSDRIVHIHAHDNNGKEDEHLPIGRGKIDFNRVVSSLKKIGYDRTVTFEVFTSNSDATKSMESFERMWNPRKR; translated from the coding sequence ATGGAGTACGGCCTTATAACGAAATCAACGTACGGGGTAATTTCCGAAATAGACAGGTTCTCGAAACTGGGCTTCGATTACGCCGAAATAAGCATGGAGGAGCCCTACGCGACACCGTACATGCTCAGGAGGGATGCGAAAAGCATACTGGCAGCGTTGAAAAGGCGCGGGATGTTCAGCATAGGCCATACGGCATACTGGACTGACTTCGGGACGATGCACAAACACGTGAGGGAAGGCTGGATAAAAGAGGCGATGGAGATGGTGCTTGCCGCAAGGGATCTTAGGATGGAATACCTCAATTTCCATTTCTATCCGGGAAATGGATTCACAAGCAAGATACCCAAGGGCAGGAAAATGTTCCTCGAGAACTTCACTGGCGCTATGGAGAAGCTGTCGGCCTTTGCAGGAAAAAACAACGTGACCATAATGCTTGAGAACCTAGGGCCCAGGGACAGCGCTGCATACCTCATGGAAGACTTCAGGCATGTGTTAGAAAGCGTGCCGCGGCTCATGGTGCATCTGGACGTGGCGCATGCATACATAGAAGGGGGCAACAGGAAAATCGAAAAATACATAAGCGCCTTCAGCGACAGGATAGTGCACATACACGCGCACGACAACAACGGAAAGGAGGACGAGCACCTGCCGATAGGCAGGGGGAAAATAGATTTCAACAGGGTCGTCTCCTCGCTCAAGAAAATCGGATACGACAGGACAGTAACCTTTGAGGTGTTCACCTCAAACAGCGACGCGACTAAATCGATGGAATCGTTTGAAAGGATGTGGAATCCAAGGAAACGATAG
- a CDS encoding 30S ribosomal protein S27ae: MAEKKEKGKRKGPYKQGRQCPKCNSKMADHADRLACGKCGYTEFKQKK; encoded by the coding sequence ATGGCTGAAAAGAAGGAAAAGGGAAAGAGGAAAGGGCCGTACAAGCAGGGCAGGCAGTGCCCCAAATGCAACTCTAAGATGGCAGACCACGCCGACAGGCTCGCATGCGGCAAGTGCGGGTACACTGAATTCAAGCAAAAGAAATAA
- the mscL gene encoding large conductance mechanosensitive channel protein MscL: MSLVSEFKDFIMKGNVIDLAVAVVIGVAFNAAVTAFVTDIITPLIGVPGHVDFSSLAYTVHGSVFLIGSFVNAIISFVTIALVVFFFIVKPVSKIKERKTMKEKGTTATKQCTECLSTIPAAAKRCAFCTSKQA, translated from the coding sequence ATGTCTCTGGTCTCAGAATTCAAGGACTTCATAATGAAGGGCAATGTCATAGACCTTGCCGTGGCCGTTGTCATAGGCGTTGCATTCAACGCGGCAGTTACGGCGTTCGTGACAGACATAATAACGCCGCTGATAGGCGTTCCGGGGCACGTGGACTTCTCGTCGCTTGCATACACGGTTCACGGAAGCGTTTTCCTTATAGGCTCGTTCGTGAATGCGATAATAAGCTTCGTGACCATAGCGCTGGTGGTGTTCTTCTTCATAGTGAAGCCTGTGTCAAAGATAAAGGAAAGGAAGACGATGAAGGAGAAAGGCACGACAGCAACAAAGCAGTGCACAGAGTGCCTTTCGACAATACCAGCGGCGGCAAAGAGGTGCGCCTTCTGCACCTCAAAACAGGCCTAG